The genomic interval CCTTGAGAATAGCTAAATAAAATTTACTAGATTTCAAATTCTCCAAATTGAATTTTTTGGGACTATGGGGACTAGCAAAGATAGATTCAAAAGCGAGATTTTCCCATATTTCAGGATTAATACCTTCCCCTTCTTCTTCTCCCCAATAAACAAAAACCTGTTCTCCTAATTTATAACGATTGGTGTCACTATTGAGTAAAAAATCTAATGCTTTATGAGATCTGACTGCACTTTCAAAACTAATGGGAGCGTTAATATTTCCATCCCATCCGTGAGACTGATAAGCAGCTTTATCAAAACTACTAATAGCAGCACCAGAAGTAGCAGCACCGGGAACACCTTTGATCATCATAGGCATTTTTCGCCCCATTGTTAAAGTCTGTTCACCTGTTAATAAACAAACACCATCAACGGTATCCTGTTTACTGGCATAGTAATTAGACCACCATTTTTGAATCGCAGGTATTGTAGTGATTTGTGTACCTTCAAATAAAAACACAAATCTATCCCGACACCAATCTGTATTAGCTGCTGGTGGATAAATTTCTGTTAACTCTTTGGTGATTTGTTCTACAGTTGTATTAGTAACAAAATCATAAATTGCTTTAACTGCTTCGTGGTTAGTTTCTTGTAAACATCTTTCTAGCACTTGTAAATAGAGTTGATGACGTTTTGCACCTCTTTCACCAGCACCAAAAACATATTCTCCCCCATCATCAATTAATAATGGTTCATCACCATTACGCCGCAAATCTGGTACTAATATTTTTCTGCCAAATTTCGGTTTACCTTTGGTTGCAGGTGTTTCTAAAACTTGAAAACTACCTAAAGGTAAATTAATTTGCCAATTACAGAGACATTCACTAAAACCTATAGGTGTTAGTTTCTTTTCTTGTTCTAAAGCTATACCTAATTTATCTAACTCTTGCAACATACCCGCCCATCTTGCATGATAAAGTGAGCAAATTCTGTAACTACATTTCCTTTGACAAAACCTTCCGCAGTATGCCAAGAAACAGCACCTTTTTGATCAGGAATAAAGTGCATTTGTTTAGGCATTAAACCTAAATCAATTTCCCCTTTTAATTCTGGTGCTGGTTGATCTTCTTCTGAAGGAAAACCAAAATGTGCTATATATTCTCGACATCCAAAATAAGGTTGTCTAAAACATTGCCCTTTTTCAATTCTCCGCTTTATTTGTGCTACATATTTATTAGATAAATCTGCCTCTGTTTGTAAATCAAAATTAAAATCAATGATATAGGCTACATCACGCAATATCACATGATTTCTTTGGGCGCGATCGCCTACAGCCGTGTAACCCCCTATACCATCATTCTTCATCCAATCTTTAGCATTTCTATAGCTTTGTTTGGACTGCACCATGTTACGCTGTATCGTGAATGTGCTAATTGGCTTTAGTACCGTGATGTGATTAATCTTGTATTTAATCTCTGGTTTCCAGAAAATAGACTCTAATACACCTACAGCCGCAGTAAAGGGCATTACTCGATAACTGTGCGGTTCAGCTTTAAATTCTGGCCTTGTGAATAAACCCAATTCACCCCATAACTTTAACTGCATAGTTTAAATTTGAAACTTTTAATCAATTCACGATTCATTGTAAATACAAATGATTTACTTAGCAAGAATTACTACAGATTGTAAAGAACAACTACTATCAGCACATTTACAGAATGTTGCGGAAATGTCTGCAAAGGTTGTACCGCAGGAATTTCAAGCTGTAGCTAGGTATGCTGGTTTATGGCATGATTTGGGTAAATATCAGCAAAAATGGCAAGAATATTTACAAAACAACGGTAAGCGAGTTAATCACTCTCAACATGGTGCTGTTTTAGCGTTAAAAATCGGTAAAAAAGAACCTCCCGCAATTGCTTATATAATAGCTGGCCATCATTCTGGATTGTCTGAAAGGTTAAAATTAAATGGTAGTGAGTATAAACAAACCGCAGTATGTTTAGAAGAATGTTTAGAAATAGCTAAACAAGAAATAGCAGATTTTATACCAGAAGAATTACCAGATATTAATTTATCTGATAAATTGCGACGAGAATTTGCCATTAGAATGTTATTTTCTGTCTTAGTTGATACTGACAGATTAGACGCGCGCAATTTTGAAAATAAGTGTGAAAGCTCCATTTTACAAGATTTGGAGCTTTCTGCATATAACAAAATGAGTTTCAATCCTCATTTCTATTCTTCACCATCGCCAAATGTAATTAGTGAAGCAAGAAATGTCTTTGCCCAACATTGTATCAATAAAAGTGAATTACCCAAAGGAATTTTTAGACTAACTGGACCCTGTGGAATTGGTAAAACCATTGCTAGTGCGAGATTTGCCTATTTACACAGTCAAAAACATCAAATGTCAGGAATAGTTTATGTAGGACCACTGAAAAGTATCATTGAACAAACTGCTGACGTTTATCGCCAATTATTTGGAGAAAATGCAGTATTAGAACATCATTCAGGATATGAACCAAAATTAGAAGAAAGCAAAGAATATAAATTAAATACAGAAAGATGGGATAAACCGGTAATTGTCACCAGTGGAGTGCAATTTTATGAAAGTTTATTTGCCAATCATCCTACAAAATGCCGAAAATTACAAGGTTTAATCAACAAAGTCATTTTATTAGATGAATCTCAATCTATTCCTGGTGATTTAGTCCGTCCAATATTAAATGTTTTGAATACATTAGTTAAAGATTGGGGATGTACAATAGTTTTGATGAGTGCTACCCAACCAGCATTTGATAAACTGAAAGAGGATGATTTAACCAATGTGGTTGATATTATTCCTGAAGATGAAACCAGAAGATTATTTCATCAACTTAACCGTGTTCAGTATCAATATATTCCAGATAATTGGGAATGGGATAATTTAGTCGATAGCATTAAATCATCTGGTTTAAATCAAGGTTTAATTATTGTGAATACAACCAAATTAGCAAGGGAAGGATATCAACGATTATCTGAAGAATACCCAGATAATTGTTTTCATCTCAGTTCTAGAATGTGTCCTGATCATCGTTCGCAAGTTTTGAACCAGGTGCGAGAATTATTAAAGTCTGAAAAACCTTGTTTTTTAATTAGTACCCAAGTAGTTGAAGCGGGTGTTGATGTGGATTTTCCTGTAGTTTATCGGCAACTTGCCCCTTTAGATTCTATCATTCAAGCAGCAGGAAGATGTAACAGAGAAGGAAAACAAGATAAAGGTAATGTGATAATTTTTAATATGTCATCTTCTAACCCTCCAGGATATCAATCTGGAATAAGTATTACTAAAAAAATCCTAGAGAAATGTGATTTAAACAGTGATATTTTATATCTGATAAAAATGTATTTTAGTGATTTATTGAATCAAAATTATGATGGAGGTGTAGATATTCAAAAATTAAGAGAAAAATATGATTTTCCCGAAGTTGCCAAAGCTGTAAAAGTGATTGATAATGAACATCAAATAGCAGTAGTTGTCAAATGGGGAGACAGTGAAAAATTAATTGCAGAAATGAAAAATCAAGAATATATAACAGAGTCAGATTGGCGAAGATTACAAAAATTTACTGTGAATATTCCCAAAAATGATCAATATACAAATTATACCCAAATTGGTAAAATAGATGTTTGGATGGGAGATTATGGAGAAACAGGTATTTCTGACAAAGTAGGGTGAGCATAACCCACCCCACATTTAAATCTAACCAGCGGCTACCATTTCACTCTCTAAACGAGCTAACCTTTCAGCCAATAATTGCTCTAAAGAAATCAAAGCTTTAGTGAAACCATCAATACCTTCTGCTAATTTATCAGAAGCCATGCGGTCAGCAGCGTGCATCTTATCAAAGGTAGCTTTATCAACAGAGATTTTTTCAATTGACAAACCTGCAACCTTAGCAGGGTCAAGTTTGCGTGGTAATTCACCAACAGTATTTTGCAATTCTGTTAAT from Anabaena sphaerica FACHB-251 carries:
- the cas5c gene encoding type I-C CRISPR-associated protein Cas5c, with the translated sequence MQLKLWGELGLFTRPEFKAEPHSYRVMPFTAAVGVLESIFWKPEIKYKINHITVLKPISTFTIQRNMVQSKQSYRNAKDWMKNDGIGGYTAVGDRAQRNHVILRDVAYIIDFNFDLQTEADLSNKYVAQIKRRIEKGQCFRQPYFGCREYIAHFGFPSEEDQPAPELKGEIDLGLMPKQMHFIPDQKGAVSWHTAEGFVKGNVVTEFAHFIMQDGRVCCKS
- a CDS encoding type I-C CRISPR-associated protein Cas8c/Csd1, which encodes MLQELDKLGIALEQEKKLTPIGFSECLCNWQINLPLGSFQVLETPATKGKPKFGRKILVPDLRRNGDEPLLIDDGGEYVFGAGERGAKRHQLYLQVLERCLQETNHEAVKAIYDFVTNTTVEQITKELTEIYPPAANTDWCRDRFVFLFEGTQITTIPAIQKWWSNYYASKQDTVDGVCLLTGEQTLTMGRKMPMMIKGVPGAATSGAAISSFDKAAYQSHGWDGNINAPISFESAVRSHKALDFLLNSDTNRYKLGEQVFVYWGEEEGEGINPEIWENLAFESIFASPHSPKKFNLENLKSSKFYLAILKGNKGRISVSGWSEVTTKRIKDSIQQFVECQKVNGLSASPMWMLCNSAFLNPSKEHTDRIATALVKAAFLGEKLPDEYAHRIIDRICSEKSFHAFQSQSKQHLYFPRVQGLLLYLITNNMKYPTGDPKFDNAYTLGRIAFLMHQAQVNAQNMSEDNTNVMRSLKALSSTPTQVFARLCHGCTHYHLEIYNSKYIKKLLAEEFENFDIYRLPEVLDLKSQAFFFQGWWQKRAEYFKGKDKSEE
- the cas3 gene encoding CRISPR-associated helicase Cas3', with the translated sequence MIYLARITTDCKEQLLSAHLQNVAEMSAKVVPQEFQAVARYAGLWHDLGKYQQKWQEYLQNNGKRVNHSQHGAVLALKIGKKEPPAIAYIIAGHHSGLSERLKLNGSEYKQTAVCLEECLEIAKQEIADFIPEELPDINLSDKLRREFAIRMLFSVLVDTDRLDARNFENKCESSILQDLELSAYNKMSFNPHFYSSPSPNVISEARNVFAQHCINKSELPKGIFRLTGPCGIGKTIASARFAYLHSQKHQMSGIVYVGPLKSIIEQTADVYRQLFGENAVLEHHSGYEPKLEESKEYKLNTERWDKPVIVTSGVQFYESLFANHPTKCRKLQGLINKVILLDESQSIPGDLVRPILNVLNTLVKDWGCTIVLMSATQPAFDKLKEDDLTNVVDIIPEDETRRLFHQLNRVQYQYIPDNWEWDNLVDSIKSSGLNQGLIIVNTTKLAREGYQRLSEEYPDNCFHLSSRMCPDHRSQVLNQVRELLKSEKPCFLISTQVVEAGVDVDFPVVYRQLAPLDSIIQAAGRCNREGKQDKGNVIIFNMSSSNPPGYQSGISITKKILEKCDLNSDILYLIKMYFSDLLNQNYDGGVDIQKLREKYDFPEVAKAVKVIDNEHQIAVVVKWGDSEKLIAEMKNQEYITESDWRRLQKFTVNIPKNDQYTNYTQIGKIDVWMGDYGETGISDKVG